One genomic region from Candidatus Methylomirabilota bacterium encodes:
- the hemE gene encoding uroporphyrinogen decarboxylase yields MNPFLAACRRRPTGFTPVWLMRQAGRYLPEYRAIRERLGFLELCKTPEVAAEVTLLPVERLGVDAAILFADILLVVEPLDVGLEFAQGEGPVIHRPVRSGADVARLRESDPLETVPFVFETVRRARRALADRVPLIGFAGAPFTVASYLVEGGASRDYLWTKRLMYTDAGAWHGLLGLLARTIAGYLNGQIAAGVQAVQLFDSWVGCLSPDDYREFILPHTRSVIEALTPGVPVIHFGTGTAGLLEAFRAAGGDVLGLDWRVDLGAAWARVGHDVAVQGNLDPAALLGPPAEIRRRVQAILARAGGRPGHVFNLGHGVLPETPVEHVLALVDAVHELSAR; encoded by the coding sequence GTGAACCCGTTTCTCGCCGCCTGCCGGAGGCGCCCGACCGGCTTCACGCCGGTGTGGCTCATGCGCCAGGCCGGCCGCTACCTCCCCGAGTACCGCGCCATCCGGGAACGCCTCGGCTTCCTCGAGCTCTGCAAGACCCCCGAGGTCGCCGCCGAGGTGACTCTGCTGCCCGTCGAGCGCCTCGGCGTGGACGCGGCGATCCTGTTCGCCGACATCCTCCTGGTCGTCGAACCGCTGGACGTCGGCCTCGAATTCGCGCAGGGCGAGGGGCCGGTGATCCACCGGCCGGTCCGCTCGGGTGCCGACGTGGCGCGCCTCCGCGAGTCCGACCCGCTCGAGACCGTGCCGTTCGTGTTCGAGACCGTGCGGCGCGCCCGGCGGGCGCTGGCCGACCGGGTTCCGCTCATCGGCTTCGCGGGTGCCCCATTCACCGTGGCCTCGTACCTGGTCGAAGGCGGCGCCTCGCGGGATTACCTGTGGACGAAGCGACTCATGTACACGGACGCCGGCGCCTGGCATGGGCTGCTCGGCCTCCTGGCCCGAACCATCGCCGGCTACCTGAACGGCCAGATCGCCGCGGGCGTCCAGGCCGTCCAGCTCTTCGACTCGTGGGTGGGATGCCTCTCTCCGGACGACTACCGTGAGTTCATCCTTCCCCATACGCGGAGCGTGATCGAGGCCCTCACCCCCGGCGTCCCGGTCATCCACTTCGGGACCGGCACCGCGGGCCTCCTCGAGGCCTTCCGGGCGGCGGGCGGCGACGTCCTCGGCCTCGACTGGCGCGTGGACCTGGGGGCGGCCTGGGCGCGGGTCGGGCACGACGTCGCGGTGCAGGGAAACCTCGACCCTGCCGCCCTCCTGGGGCCGCCGGCCGAGATCCGTCGGCGCGTCCAGGCCATTCTGGCCCGGGCGGGAGGACGACCCGGGCACGTCTTCAACCTGGGGCACGGCGTGCTGCCCGAGACGCCGGTCGAGCACGTCCTCGCGCTGGTCGACGCGGTCCACGAGCTGTCGGCGCGGTAG
- the hemH gene encoding ferrochelatase, which produces MPRPIGAVLLIAFGGPEKPEDIRPFLRNVTRGRPIPAARLEEVAHHYERIGGRSPFNELTFRQAEALRARLRADGLGLPVYVGMRNWTPYLHETLAAMGAEGVQQALGVILSAHQTEASWDRYQANVAEARARVSAGAPVVEYAPPWFDRPGFIEAMADRVREALEGIPAAARADAPVVFTAHSVPVGMADGSPYVGQITASSRLVAERLGAAGPIRWSVAYQSRSGRPDEPWLEPDVGSEIRRLAAAGVCHVVVAPIGFVCDHVEVLYDLDVEARATAAACGVGFRRAATVGDHPAFIGMLAGVVRETVSGTGPTRP; this is translated from the coding sequence ATGCCCCGGCCGATCGGCGCCGTGCTGCTGATCGCGTTCGGCGGGCCCGAGAAGCCCGAGGACATCCGCCCGTTTCTCCGGAACGTGACGCGTGGCCGCCCCATCCCGGCGGCTCGCCTCGAGGAGGTCGCCCATCACTACGAGCGGATCGGGGGGCGTTCCCCCTTCAACGAGCTCACCTTCCGCCAGGCCGAGGCGCTGCGGGCGCGGCTCCGAGCGGATGGACTCGGCCTGCCGGTCTACGTGGGCATGCGGAACTGGACGCCCTATCTCCACGAGACGCTCGCCGCCATGGGCGCGGAGGGCGTCCAGCAGGCGCTCGGCGTGATCCTCTCGGCGCATCAGACCGAGGCGTCCTGGGATCGCTACCAGGCGAACGTGGCCGAGGCGCGCGCCCGGGTGAGCGCCGGGGCCCCGGTGGTGGAGTACGCGCCGCCCTGGTTCGACCGGCCGGGCTTCATCGAGGCCATGGCGGATCGGGTCCGCGAGGCGCTCGAGGGGATCCCGGCGGCGGCCCGGGCGGACGCCCCGGTCGTCTTCACGGCGCACAGCGTCCCGGTGGGGATGGCGGACGGCTCGCCGTACGTCGGGCAGATCACCGCGTCGTCGCGCCTCGTCGCCGAGCGCCTCGGGGCGGCCGGCCCCATCCGGTGGTCGGTCGCCTACCAGAGCCGGAGCGGACGGCCCGATGAGCCCTGGCTCGAGCCGGACGTGGGAAGCGAGATCCGGCGCCTGGCCGCCGCCGGCGTCTGTCACGTCGTGGTGGCGCCGATCGGCTTCGTGTGCGACCACGTCGAGGTGCTCTACGATCTCGATGTGGAGGCCCGGGCGACCGCGGCCGCGTGTGGCGTCGGCTTCCGCCGGGCAGCCACCGTCGGCGACCATCCCGCGTTCATCGGGATGCTGGCCGGCGTCGTGCGCGAGACGGTCTCCGGCACCGGGCCCACCCGCCCTTGA
- a CDS encoding MmpS family transport accessory protein: MRARRARILALVLLAATVAAVFAQSGPPVARAFAAPMDRVFAVAESALKSLGWTIDEKDGKAGWIRTDSRGVDFKDFGVYGQGTRHKLRLTFTAAGEGQTAVAVERELYKEERILWMTDRKPLQASDRAVELAVLDEIGRLVPAVAAAPGPAIQAPPAAGPERSYRVTYRVKGSAGSARLIYRNAQGGTEEATVRLPWEASFEAKSGSPLYVSALNQGAAGTVSCEILLEEESRATSTSTGAGALAECRNTAERR; the protein is encoded by the coding sequence ATGAGAGCGAGGCGAGCCCGAATTCTCGCGCTGGTACTGCTCGCCGCCACCGTCGCGGCGGTCTTCGCCCAGTCCGGACCTCCGGTGGCCCGAGCGTTCGCGGCACCGATGGACCGGGTCTTCGCCGTGGCCGAGTCGGCCCTGAAGAGCCTCGGCTGGACGATCGACGAGAAAGACGGCAAGGCCGGCTGGATCCGGACGGACTCCCGCGGGGTCGACTTCAAGGACTTCGGCGTGTACGGCCAGGGGACCCGCCACAAGCTCCGGCTCACGTTCACGGCGGCCGGAGAGGGCCAGACGGCGGTCGCCGTGGAGCGGGAGCTCTACAAGGAAGAGCGCATCCTCTGGATGACGGACCGGAAGCCCCTCCAGGCGAGCGACCGCGCCGTGGAGCTGGCCGTCCTCGACGAGATCGGCCGTCTCGTCCCCGCCGTGGCGGCGGCGCCCGGCCCGGCCATCCAGGCGCCCCCGGCCGCCGGACCGGAGCGGAGTTACCGGGTGACCTATCGCGTGAAGGGCTCGGCCGGCTCGGCCCGGCTCATCTACCGGAACGCCCAGGGCGGCACCGAGGAGGCGACCGTCCGGCTCCCGTGGGAGGCGTCCTTCGAGGCCAAGAGCGGGAGCCCGCTCTACGTTTCCGCCCTGAATCAGGGCGCGGCCGGCACCGTGTCGTGCGAGATCCTGCTCGAGGAGGAGAGCCGCGCGACATCCACCTCGACGGGCGCCGGCGCGCTGGCCGAGTGCCGGAACACCGCCGAGCGGCGGTAG
- a CDS encoding branched-chain amino acid ABC transporter substrate-binding protein, whose translation MRLRTIVPTLALLLAAGLLLALPGGGVAQTKTVKIGMSLPITGADADSADAIRKGAEMAIEEINQKGGAGGYKFEAVVYDSATPAAGQYDPAQAATNYKKFVADNAVIAAVGPIMSGEGKAISPILSEADMATVTSSSTNPDITDPKFKDQYRPKGKAVYFRTVTTDAYQGPNMANHAYHKLNVRKVYVLDDSGAFGVGIADSFSRRAKELGMTILGRDQLNPKEADYKTILTKIKGMSPDAVYYGGVQQAGVKLARQAYEVMPKVHKLGSDGLYDLAFPEQAGKEAAEGWWASNASPDMLDDPKAKEWINKFKSKFKRDPTNYAITSYNAVLAIADSVERIAKSGKPVTKTAVREALEKTDLKNTLQGPISFDENGDIKTKIVALYQVKDGKFKYVGVAPEK comes from the coding sequence ATGAGGCTTCGCACGATCGTTCCCACTCTCGCCCTGCTGCTGGCGGCGGGGCTGCTCCTGGCCCTGCCCGGCGGCGGGGTCGCTCAGACGAAGACGGTCAAGATCGGGATGTCGCTCCCCATCACCGGGGCCGACGCCGATTCGGCCGATGCCATCCGGAAGGGCGCCGAGATGGCCATCGAGGAGATCAACCAGAAGGGCGGCGCCGGGGGCTACAAGTTCGAGGCGGTCGTCTACGACAGCGCCACGCCGGCGGCCGGGCAGTACGATCCCGCCCAGGCCGCCACCAACTACAAGAAGTTCGTCGCCGACAACGCGGTCATCGCGGCCGTCGGCCCGATAATGAGCGGCGAAGGCAAGGCCATCTCGCCGATCCTGAGCGAGGCCGACATGGCCACCGTCACCTCCAGCTCGACCAATCCGGACATCACCGACCCGAAGTTCAAGGACCAGTATCGGCCCAAGGGCAAGGCGGTCTACTTCCGCACCGTCACCACCGATGCCTACCAGGGCCCCAACATGGCCAACCACGCCTACCACAAGCTGAACGTCCGGAAGGTCTACGTCCTGGACGACAGCGGCGCCTTCGGGGTGGGCATCGCCGACTCCTTCTCGCGGCGCGCCAAAGAGCTGGGGATGACCATCCTCGGCCGTGACCAGCTCAACCCGAAGGAGGCCGACTACAAGACGATCCTGACCAAGATCAAGGGGATGAGCCCCGACGCCGTCTACTACGGCGGCGTCCAGCAGGCCGGGGTGAAGCTGGCCCGCCAGGCCTACGAGGTCATGCCCAAGGTCCACAAGCTCGGGTCCGACGGCTTGTACGACCTGGCTTTCCCGGAGCAGGCCGGCAAGGAAGCGGCTGAAGGGTGGTGGGCCTCGAACGCGTCGCCCGACATGCTCGACGATCCCAAGGCCAAGGAGTGGATCAACAAGTTCAAGTCGAAGTTCAAGCGTGATCCGACCAACTACGCGATCACGTCCTACAACGCCGTCCTGGCGATCGCCGACTCCGTCGAGCGGATCGCCAAGAGCGGCAAGCCCGTCACCAAGACGGCCGTCCGCGAGGCCCTGGAGAAGACCGACCTGAAGAATACCCTGCAGGGGCCGATCAGCTTCGACGAGAACGGCGACATCAAGACGAAGATCGTCGCCCTCTATCAGGTGAAGGACGGCAAGTTCAAGTACGTCGGGGTCGCCCCCGAGAAGTAA
- a CDS encoding branched-chain amino acid ABC transporter permease: MSAFDVLLQQLVNGLALGLMYALLALGFTMVYGIIELINFAHFSVFMAGTFIGLLTLNLLGFTGSSQALSGFPLLGTLLLVFAVTMLATGLLGVAIERICLRPMRGLSGTAPMITTIGVSFILVNIVLLALGPQTRPFPAIIPDWRWPIGQAEVTLRQVLLGVAGLALMLALNYLVQRTALGKAMRATAQDADAAQMMGVDVDRIIVLTFFLGSALAGAGSLFFGFYYGFTGFYIGYTTGLRAFTSAVLGGIGNIPGAVLGALIIGLVQSLGGQLLGVRWTDVVIFSILIAVLVFRPAGLFGVQTPQKA, translated from the coding sequence ATGAGCGCCTTCGACGTCCTCCTCCAGCAGCTCGTCAACGGGCTCGCCCTGGGGCTCATGTACGCCTTGCTGGCCCTGGGGTTCACGATGGTCTACGGCATCATCGAGCTGATCAACTTCGCCCACTTCTCGGTCTTCATGGCCGGGACCTTCATCGGGCTCTTGACGCTCAACCTCTTGGGCTTCACGGGCTCGTCGCAAGCGCTGAGCGGCTTCCCGCTACTGGGGACGCTCCTGCTCGTCTTCGCCGTGACGATGCTGGCGACCGGGCTCCTCGGCGTGGCGATCGAGCGGATCTGCCTCCGCCCGATGCGTGGCCTCTCCGGCACCGCGCCCATGATCACCACCATCGGCGTGTCCTTCATCCTGGTCAACATCGTCCTCCTCGCCCTCGGGCCGCAGACTCGGCCCTTCCCCGCCATCATTCCGGACTGGCGGTGGCCGATCGGCCAGGCCGAGGTGACGCTCCGGCAGGTACTGCTGGGCGTGGCCGGCCTCGCGCTGATGCTGGCCCTGAACTACCTTGTCCAGCGCACGGCGCTCGGCAAGGCGATGCGCGCCACTGCCCAGGACGCCGACGCCGCCCAGATGATGGGCGTGGACGTGGACCGGATCATCGTGCTGACCTTCTTCCTGGGCTCCGCGTTGGCCGGGGCGGGGAGCCTCTTCTTCGGCTTCTACTACGGTTTCACCGGCTTCTACATCGGCTACACCACCGGGCTGCGGGCCTTCACCTCGGCGGTGCTGGGCGGTATCGGCAACATCCCGGGAGCGGTCCTCGGCGCCCTGATCATCGGCCTGGTCCAGTCGCTCGGCGGCCAGCTGCTCGGGGTGCGGTGGACCGACGTCGTCATCTTCTCGATCCTGATCGCCGTGCTCGTCTTCCGGCCCGCCGGGCTCTTCGGCGTGCAGACCCCGCAGAAAGCGTGA
- a CDS encoding branched-chain amino acid ABC transporter ATP-binding protein/permease, with translation MRAGGWAAWWAGTAAGARWETLPLTRRRQIWAVVLLAVGIAVPLVDPNAANADAWANAFVYVLLALGLNIVVGFAGLLDLGYAAFFAIGAYAYAVSASYQLKPTWSDAWLPLYWLGQVSRIPASAGGPDAVQLHFSFWPMLAIGALICALFGVLFGAPTLRLRGDYLAIVTLGFGEIVPVVARNWEWLTNGAQGLGGIRTPRLFGWNFGFSPMPYYFLGLALVALAVFISFRLQESRVGRAWMAIREDELAAGAMGVNHVHYKLLAFGMGAAVGGLGGVFYVAKLTTATPDMFQFPVSVMVLVMVVLGGMGSIRGVVLSALIISFLQSVILQELTFYVNALGRLVGSAYLQKIQLIEALELIFGIILVLMMLFRREGLFPAVRRVAALTHEQQAALPSRGATVRLSWGEASAGTAPPRALLEIDGLTKRFGGVAAADRIDLTVARRELLSVIGPNGSGKTTLFNLITGLIPRDGGTVRLEGAVISGLPSHEIVTRGVARTFQNIRLFGNLTVLENVLVAQHARLQAGATGAVFRPPRVRAEERQAVENGLEVLGLFGNRLLPRLDHPAYGLSYANRRRLEIARALATRPRLLLLDEPTAGMNPAETLELMDLIRALRELEITVILIEHKLDVVMDISDRIAVLDHGVKIADGRPAQVRNDDKVIEAYLGRRRRAA, from the coding sequence ATGCGGGCCGGCGGGTGGGCGGCGTGGTGGGCGGGCACCGCGGCGGGAGCCCGCTGGGAGACGCTGCCGCTCACCCGCCGGCGCCAGATCTGGGCGGTGGTGCTGCTGGCGGTCGGGATCGCCGTCCCGCTGGTGGACCCGAACGCCGCCAACGCGGACGCCTGGGCCAACGCGTTCGTGTACGTGCTGCTGGCGCTCGGCCTGAACATCGTGGTCGGCTTCGCGGGCCTCCTCGACCTCGGCTACGCGGCGTTCTTCGCCATCGGCGCCTACGCCTACGCGGTCTCGGCCTCGTATCAGCTCAAGCCGACCTGGTCCGATGCCTGGCTCCCGCTCTACTGGCTCGGCCAGGTGAGCCGCATCCCGGCCTCGGCCGGTGGGCCCGACGCGGTCCAGCTCCACTTCTCCTTCTGGCCCATGCTGGCCATCGGCGCGCTCATCTGCGCGCTCTTCGGGGTCCTCTTCGGCGCCCCCACCCTGCGGCTCCGGGGGGACTACCTGGCCATCGTCACGCTCGGCTTCGGGGAGATCGTCCCGGTGGTGGCCCGGAACTGGGAATGGCTCACCAACGGCGCCCAGGGGCTGGGAGGCATCCGGACGCCGAGGCTGTTCGGCTGGAACTTCGGATTCTCGCCGATGCCCTATTACTTCCTGGGGCTCGCCCTGGTCGCGCTGGCGGTCTTCATCTCGTTCCGCCTCCAGGAGTCGCGGGTCGGCCGCGCCTGGATGGCGATCCGCGAGGACGAGCTGGCGGCCGGCGCCATGGGGGTGAACCACGTCCACTACAAGCTCCTGGCCTTCGGGATGGGAGCGGCGGTCGGCGGGCTCGGCGGCGTCTTCTACGTGGCCAAGCTCACGACGGCGACGCCCGACATGTTCCAGTTCCCGGTCTCGGTGATGGTCCTGGTCATGGTGGTGCTCGGCGGCATGGGATCGATCCGGGGCGTGGTGCTGTCCGCCTTGATCATCTCGTTCCTCCAGTCGGTGATCCTCCAGGAGCTGACGTTTTACGTGAACGCGCTCGGCCGCCTCGTCGGGAGCGCCTACCTCCAGAAGATCCAGCTCATCGAGGCGCTCGAGCTGATCTTCGGGATCATCCTGGTCCTCATGATGCTCTTCCGCCGGGAGGGCCTCTTTCCGGCGGTCCGGCGCGTCGCCGCGCTCACCCACGAGCAGCAGGCCGCGCTGCCGTCGCGGGGCGCCACCGTGCGGCTCTCCTGGGGCGAGGCCTCCGCGGGAACGGCGCCGCCGCGGGCGCTGCTCGAGATCGACGGGCTCACCAAGCGGTTCGGGGGCGTGGCCGCCGCCGACCGGATCGACCTCACCGTGGCCCGTCGCGAGCTCCTGAGCGTCATCGGCCCCAACGGCTCGGGAAAGACCACCCTCTTCAACCTCATCACGGGCCTGATCCCGCGCGACGGGGGGACGGTGCGGCTCGAGGGCGCCGTCATCAGCGGCCTCCCCTCCCACGAGATCGTGACCCGCGGGGTGGCGCGGACGTTCCAGAACATCCGCCTCTTCGGCAACCTGACGGTGCTGGAGAACGTGCTGGTCGCCCAGCACGCCCGGCTCCAGGCGGGGGCGACCGGCGCCGTCTTCCGGCCGCCACGGGTCCGCGCCGAGGAGCGCCAGGCCGTGGAGAACGGGCTGGAGGTCCTGGGGCTCTTCGGCAACCGGCTCCTGCCACGGCTCGACCATCCCGCCTACGGGCTCTCGTACGCCAACCGGCGACGGCTCGAGATCGCCCGGGCGCTGGCAACACGGCCCAGGCTCCTGCTCCTGGACGAGCCGACCGCCGGCATGAACCCGGCCGAAACGCTCGAGCTGATGGATCTGATCCGCGCCCTCCGGGAGCTCGAGATCACAGTCATCCTCATCGAGCACAAGCTGGACGTCGTGATGGACATCTCGGACCGCATCGCGGTGCTCGACCACGGGGTCAAGATCGCCGACGGGCGGCCGGCTCAGGTCCGCAACGACGACAAGGTGATCGAGGCGTACCTGGGGCGGCGCCGGCGGGCGGCCTGA
- a CDS encoding ABC transporter ATP-binding protein — protein MGTDGRPLLEFAEVHTYYGPLHVLKGVSYEIREGEIVSLLGGNASGKSTTLKTVLGLVRPRQGTVVYRGEPIHTLRTSEIVRRGIAPVPEGRRVFPKMTVLENLEMGRYTRRHEPGFDAELERVYGLFPVLRERRSQLAGTLSGGEQQMLAIGRALMANPTLLCMDEPSMGLSPGYVEQVFDIIKTINQQGTTIFLVEQNVNMALSIAHRGYVLQMGEVVLAGTAQELAENPLIKKAYLGTAVEA, from the coding sequence ATGGGCACGGACGGGCGGCCGCTGCTCGAGTTCGCCGAGGTCCATACCTACTACGGCCCGCTCCACGTCCTCAAGGGGGTCTCCTACGAGATCCGCGAGGGCGAGATCGTCTCCCTCCTCGGCGGGAACGCGTCCGGCAAGTCGACGACCCTCAAGACCGTCCTCGGCCTCGTGCGGCCCCGGCAGGGGACGGTGGTCTACCGCGGCGAGCCGATCCACACCCTGCGGACGAGCGAGATCGTGCGCCGCGGGATCGCGCCCGTCCCCGAGGGGCGCCGCGTCTTTCCGAAGATGACCGTCCTCGAGAACCTCGAGATGGGCCGCTATACGCGCCGGCACGAGCCCGGATTCGACGCCGAGCTCGAGCGCGTCTACGGGCTCTTCCCGGTCCTCCGGGAGCGACGCAGCCAGCTGGCCGGCACCCTGTCCGGCGGCGAGCAGCAGATGCTCGCGATCGGCCGGGCCCTGATGGCCAATCCGACGCTCCTCTGCATGGACGAGCCCTCGATGGGACTCTCGCCCGGCTACGTGGAGCAGGTCTTCGACATCATCAAGACGATCAACCAGCAGGGGACGACGATCTTCCTGGTCGAGCAGAACGTGAACATGGCCCTGTCCATCGCCCATCGCGGCTACGTCCTCCAGATGGGCGAGGTCGTGCTCGCCGGCACCGCTCAGGAGCTCGCCGAGAACCCCTTGATCAAGAAGGCCTACCTGGGGACGGCCGTCGAGGCGTGA
- a CDS encoding D-cysteine desulfhydrase family protein, whose amino-acid sequence MTRLPPREPLGFFPTPLHPLARLTAHLGGPRLFIKRDDLTGFALGGNKVRKLEFFLGEARAGGADVLLTAGGHQSNHARITAAAAARAGFDCILVLSGGRPAVLTGNLALDRLFGAEVRFVGAGAERMPALQALAAELRRAGRRPLLIPIGGSTPLGALGYVEAAREAAVQLGALGVRPAALVHSSSSGGTQAGLVVGCRAAGLPARVIGVSADETRADLTRMVADIVGPLAETVAAPVPPTEAIEVLDDYVGEGYGLPTPASEEATRLFARLEGIPLDPTYGAKAAAGLIDLCRRGAFREADAVCFWHTGGATWHRPESFLALEGEG is encoded by the coding sequence GTGACGCGCCTGCCGCCCCGTGAGCCGCTCGGCTTCTTCCCGACGCCCCTTCATCCGCTCGCCCGGCTCACCGCGCACCTCGGCGGACCCCGGCTCTTCATCAAGCGCGACGACCTGACTGGCTTCGCGCTGGGCGGGAACAAGGTCCGCAAGCTCGAGTTCTTCCTCGGCGAGGCCCGCGCCGGCGGCGCCGACGTCCTCCTCACCGCCGGGGGCCATCAGTCGAATCACGCCCGGATCACCGCCGCCGCCGCGGCCCGCGCCGGCTTCGACTGCATCCTCGTCCTGTCGGGGGGCCGTCCGGCGGTCCTCACCGGCAACCTCGCCCTCGATCGGCTCTTCGGCGCCGAGGTCCGGTTCGTCGGCGCCGGCGCCGAGCGGATGCCGGCGCTCCAGGCGCTGGCCGCGGAGCTACGGCGGGCCGGACGCCGCCCGCTCCTCATTCCCATCGGGGGCTCGACGCCGCTGGGGGCGCTCGGGTACGTCGAGGCCGCCCGCGAGGCGGCGGTCCAGCTCGGGGCGCTCGGCGTCAGGCCGGCGGCCCTCGTGCACTCGTCGTCGTCCGGCGGGACCCAGGCCGGCCTCGTCGTCGGCTGCCGGGCGGCGGGCCTCCCGGCGCGCGTGATCGGGGTGAGCGCCGATGAGACCCGGGCCGACCTCACACGCATGGTCGCCGACATCGTGGGACCACTCGCCGAGACGGTGGCGGCGCCGGTACCGCCCACGGAAGCGATCGAGGTGCTGGACGACTACGTGGGCGAGGGCTACGGCCTCCCGACCCCCGCCTCCGAGGAGGCCACCCGGCTCTTCGCCCGCCTCGAGGGAATCCCGCTCGATCCGACCTACGGCGCCAAGGCGGCGGCCGGCCTCATCGACCTCTGCCGCCGGGGCGCCTTCCGCGAGGCCGACGCCGTCTGCTTCTGGCACACGGGCGGGGCGACGTGGCACCGTCCGGAGAGCTTCCTCGCCCTCGAGGGAGAGGGCTAG
- a CDS encoding ribbon-helix-helix domain-containing protein, translating to MMRPLQVYLDEHDLERLDAWARERGWTKSQAVRVAIRALTRRPAEDPLLDLSGDLDGLPGDLSENFDRYVNETFVAEPSAPYRPRRRRSRSAVRR from the coding sequence ATGATGCGCCCGCTTCAGGTCTATCTCGACGAGCACGACCTCGAGCGGCTCGACGCCTGGGCGCGCGAGCGCGGGTGGACCAAGTCCCAGGCTGTCCGCGTGGCCATTCGAGCCCTCACCCGCCGGCCGGCCGAGGACCCGCTGCTCGACCTGAGCGGCGATCTCGACGGGCTTCCCGGGGATCTCAGCGAGAACTTCGACCGTTACGTCAACGAGACGTTCGTTGCGGAACCGTCCGCTCCGTACCGCCCGCGGCGCCGGCGAAGCCGGTCGGCTGTTCGTCGATAG